A region from the Variovorax sp. V93 genome encodes:
- a CDS encoding YdgA family protein has translation MSKKAVLGVLAAAIALAYGGGTWLAGSKVKSSYEAALDEVPKQTALVRVVERSYERGFFGAVSTVTIELGCAADAAAAVQVPAAKPGEEEDEEEEAEEAATPFKAVRITFRDTIRHGPLAGGTLAAAIIDSELVLDVKGQAKAEQIFGKAKPLTAHTKVSFDGAYTTDLAVAPASLAEEGKARFAWQGAQARIEMNGARTRVHYDLTMPGLDVSDARTGATLKMGKLAGKADMDKSEGWILATGKTEARLDSLEFAAPKGLGGEGKALPAVLLQNIDMLAEATIADGLYASTGTVKGTGKIGETKIDKFEMSSGGRRIHAAGYKKLADAWMQSSAANGCGKGGNKASQAAMKVLFDQLAPDLKAMAKYSPEIGLDRLLVEIGGKRGEISYTAGMAGVTDEDLQAPGMALLMKRGVLKASARLPMQWLEQLAATGAESGQTPPPEMMAGLVEQGEQKGFVKREGDDVTAQIEYAEGGLKLNGKPLGTPGR, from the coding sequence TTGAGCAAAAAAGCAGTTCTGGGCGTGCTGGCTGCGGCCATCGCACTTGCCTATGGTGGCGGCACGTGGTTGGCCGGCTCGAAAGTAAAGTCCAGCTACGAGGCCGCGCTGGACGAGGTGCCGAAGCAGACTGCGCTGGTGCGCGTGGTCGAGCGCAGCTACGAACGCGGCTTCTTCGGTGCCGTCAGCACAGTGACGATCGAACTCGGCTGCGCAGCCGATGCGGCCGCCGCGGTGCAGGTGCCTGCCGCCAAGCCCGGCGAGGAAGAGGATGAGGAAGAAGAAGCGGAAGAAGCCGCCACGCCGTTCAAGGCGGTGCGTATCACCTTCCGCGACACCATCCGCCACGGCCCGCTGGCCGGTGGCACGCTGGCGGCAGCCATCATCGACAGCGAACTGGTGCTGGACGTGAAGGGCCAGGCCAAGGCCGAACAGATCTTCGGCAAGGCCAAGCCCCTGACGGCGCACACCAAGGTGTCGTTCGACGGCGCCTACACCACCGACCTGGCGGTGGCGCCCGCCAGCCTGGCCGAGGAAGGCAAGGCCCGGTTCGCCTGGCAGGGCGCGCAGGCCCGCATCGAGATGAACGGCGCCCGGACCCGTGTGCACTACGACCTGACGATGCCGGGGCTGGATGTCAGCGATGCGCGCACCGGCGCCACGCTGAAGATGGGCAAGCTGGCCGGCAAGGCCGACATGGACAAGAGCGAGGGCTGGATCCTGGCCACGGGCAAGACCGAGGCCCGGCTCGACAGCCTCGAATTCGCAGCCCCCAAGGGCCTGGGCGGCGAAGGCAAGGCCCTGCCGGCCGTGCTGCTGCAGAACATCGACATGCTTGCCGAAGCCACCATCGCAGACGGGCTCTACGCATCGACCGGTACGGTCAAGGGCACCGGCAAGATCGGCGAGACGAAGATCGACAAGTTCGAGATGAGCAGCGGCGGACGCCGCATCCACGCCGCCGGCTACAAGAAGCTGGCCGATGCCTGGATGCAGTCGAGCGCCGCGAACGGCTGCGGCAAGGGCGGCAACAAGGCCTCGCAGGCGGCGATGAAGGTGCTGTTCGACCAGCTGGCGCCCGACCTCAAGGCCATGGCCAAGTACAGCCCCGAGATCGGGCTCGACAGGCTGCTGGTCGAAATCGGCGGCAAGCGCGGCGAGATCAGCTACACGGCCGGCATGGCCGGCGTGACCGACGAAGACCTGCAGGCACCCGGCATGGCACTGCTCATGAAGCGCGGCGTGCTCAAGGCCAGCGCGCGGCTGCCGATGCAATGGCTGGAACAGCTGGCCGCCACCGGCGCCGAGAGCGGCCAGACGCCGCCGCCCGAAATGATGGCGGGGCTGGTCGAGCAAGGCGAGCAAAAGGGCTTCGTGAAGCGCGAGGGCGATGACGTCACCGCGCAGATCGAATACGCCGAAGGCGGTCTGAAGCTCAACGGCAAGCCGCTGGGCACGCCGGGCCGGTAA
- the dksA gene encoding RNA polymerase-binding protein DksA yields MPAQTAAPAPARGGRVSRLSQLTVPSMPQSVASTAAKSSFSQAPSNALVPPPPVAVKKDPKLANNWKAKSAAELTDAEVIAMPDSEYMNEKQMAFFRLKLVELKRGILENAGETTEHLREDTVVVPDPADRATIEEEHALELRTRDRERKLLKKIEQSIQRIDAGDYGYCDETGEPIGVGRLLARPTATLSLEAQQRRELKQKMFGD; encoded by the coding sequence ATGCCCGCTCAGACCGCTGCACCCGCCCCCGCGCGAGGTGGCCGCGTGTCCCGGCTGTCGCAGCTGACCGTGCCTTCCATGCCGCAATCGGTGGCTTCCACCGCGGCCAAGTCGTCGTTCTCGCAGGCGCCTTCCAATGCACTGGTGCCGCCGCCTCCCGTCGCGGTGAAAAAAGACCCGAAGCTCGCCAACAACTGGAAAGCCAAGTCGGCTGCCGAGTTGACCGACGCCGAAGTGATCGCCATGCCCGACTCCGAGTACATGAATGAAAAGCAGATGGCGTTCTTCCGCCTGAAGCTGGTCGAACTCAAGCGCGGCATTCTCGAAAATGCCGGCGAAACCACCGAGCACCTGCGCGAAGACACCGTGGTGGTGCCCGATCCGGCCGACCGCGCCACCATCGAGGAAGAGCACGCGCTCGAGCTGCGCACGCGCGACCGCGAGCGCAAGCTGCTCAAGAAGATCGAGCAGTCGATCCAGCGCATCGATGCCGGCGACTACGGCTACTGCGACGAAACCGGCGAACCCATCGGCGTCGGCCGCCTGCTGGCGCGCCCCACCGCCACGCTGTCGCTCGAAGCGCAGCAGCGCCGCGAGCTCAAGCAGAAGATGTTCGGGGACTGA
- a CDS encoding class I SAM-dependent rRNA methyltransferase, with translation MKTLRLKPGKERSLQRRHPWIFESAIARGGADSGETVRVESHDGAFLAWAAFSPVSKIRARAWSFVETQRIDAAFLASVCARAVAARALFDLQSDGVRLVHGEADGLPGLIVDRYGDTLVAQFLSAGVERWKAAIADALLAATGLHKLYERSDASGREREGLKPVTGWLRGEGATEITIREHGWKLSLDIATGHKTGFYLDQRDSRQRFAELAQHRRFRRVLNCFCYTGGFTVAALAGLRAAGAVEGAELVSVDSSQPALERARAHLALNGFGAEGSGLKAEFLDANVNTVLREFIEQGRSFDAIVLDPPKFAPTAAHAERAARAYKDINRLALKLLEPGGVLLTFSCSGGISADLFHKIVASAGIDAQVDGYISERLGAAPDHPMTIEFPEGEYLKGLVVVRKPA, from the coding sequence ATGAAAACCCTCCGCCTCAAGCCCGGCAAGGAGCGCTCGCTGCAGCGCCGCCATCCCTGGATCTTCGAATCCGCCATTGCACGCGGCGGTGCCGATTCGGGCGAGACGGTGCGCGTCGAATCCCATGACGGCGCCTTCCTGGCCTGGGCCGCCTTCAGCCCGGTGTCCAAGATCCGTGCGCGGGCCTGGAGCTTTGTCGAAACGCAGCGCATCGATGCCGCCTTCCTGGCGTCGGTGTGCGCCCGCGCGGTGGCGGCCAGGGCGCTTTTCGACCTGCAGAGCGACGGTGTCCGGCTGGTCCACGGCGAGGCTGATGGGCTGCCGGGCCTGATCGTCGACCGGTATGGCGACACGCTGGTGGCGCAGTTCCTGTCGGCCGGCGTCGAGCGCTGGAAGGCCGCGATTGCCGATGCGCTGCTCGCGGCGACCGGCCTGCACAAGCTCTACGAGCGCTCCGACGCCAGCGGCCGCGAACGCGAAGGCCTGAAGCCGGTCACCGGCTGGCTGCGCGGGGAGGGCGCCACCGAGATCACGATTCGCGAGCACGGCTGGAAGCTTTCGCTCGACATTGCGACTGGCCACAAGACCGGCTTCTACCTCGACCAGCGCGACAGCCGCCAGCGCTTTGCCGAACTGGCGCAGCATCGGCGCTTTCGGCGCGTGCTCAACTGCTTCTGCTACACCGGCGGCTTCACGGTGGCCGCGCTCGCGGGCCTGCGGGCGGCCGGCGCGGTGGAAGGCGCCGAACTGGTGTCGGTCGATTCGTCGCAGCCGGCGCTCGAGCGGGCTCGGGCGCACCTCGCGCTGAACGGCTTCGGCGCCGAGGGTTCGGGCCTGAAGGCGGAATTCCTGGACGCCAACGTCAACACCGTGCTGCGCGAATTCATCGAGCAGGGCCGAAGCTTCGATGCCATCGTGCTCGATCCGCCCAAGTTCGCGCCCACGGCCGCCCATGCCGAGCGCGCCGCCCGCGCCTACAAGGACATCAACCGCCTCGCGCTCAAGCTGCTGGAGCCCGGCGGCGTCCTGCTGACCTTTTCATGCTCGGGCGGCATCAGCGCCGATCTTTTCCACAAGATCGTGGCTTCGGCCGGCATCGACGCACAAGTGGATGGCTACATCAGCGAACGGCTGGGCGCGGCGCCCGACCACCCGATGACCATCGAGTTTCCCGAGGGCGAATACCTCAAGGGCCTGGTGGTGGTGAGAAAGCCTGCTTGA
- the hslU gene encoding ATP-dependent protease ATPase subunit HslU, producing the protein MSMTPQEIVSELDNHIVGQPAAKRAVAIALRNRWRRQQVEEKLRTEITPKNILMIGPTGVGKTEIARRLARLADAPFIKVEATKFTEVGYVGKDVDSIVRDLAEIAVKQTREAESAKVRARAEDAAEDRILDVLLPPARGADGATPALDGPNPTRQAFRKKLREHQLDDKEIELDLAEARAPLEIMGPAGMEEMTEQLRGMFGQLGGGKRKTRKLKIAEAMRLLIDEEAAKLVNEDEIRTQAITNAEQNGIVFIDEIDKVATRSEAQGSDVSRQGVQRDLLPLVEGTAVSTKYGVVRTDHMLFIASGAFHLSKPSDLIPELQGRFPIRVELQSLSVSDFESILTQTRASLVKQYQALLATEGVTLEFTPDGVNRLATIAYEVNERTENIGARRLSTVMERLLDEVSFDATRIEGQTIRIDAAYVDERLAALSHDEDLSRFIL; encoded by the coding sequence ATGTCCATGACCCCGCAGGAAATCGTCTCCGAGCTCGACAACCACATCGTCGGCCAGCCCGCCGCCAAGCGCGCCGTGGCCATTGCGCTGCGCAACCGCTGGCGCCGCCAGCAGGTCGAGGAGAAGCTGCGCACCGAGATCACGCCCAAGAACATCCTCATGATCGGCCCCACGGGCGTGGGCAAGACCGAGATCGCACGCCGCCTTGCGCGCCTGGCGGATGCGCCCTTCATCAAGGTGGAAGCCACCAAGTTCACCGAGGTGGGCTATGTCGGCAAGGATGTCGACTCGATCGTTCGCGACCTGGCCGAGATTGCCGTCAAGCAGACGCGCGAGGCCGAGAGCGCCAAGGTGCGCGCACGGGCCGAAGATGCCGCCGAGGACCGCATCCTCGACGTGCTGCTGCCTCCCGCGCGCGGCGCCGACGGCGCAACGCCGGCGCTGGACGGCCCCAACCCCACGCGGCAGGCCTTCCGCAAGAAGCTGCGCGAGCACCAGCTCGACGACAAGGAAATCGAGCTCGACCTGGCCGAAGCCCGCGCGCCGCTCGAGATCATGGGCCCGGCCGGCATGGAGGAAATGACCGAGCAGCTGCGCGGCATGTTCGGCCAGCTCGGCGGCGGCAAGCGCAAGACGCGCAAGCTCAAGATCGCCGAGGCGATGCGTCTGCTGATCGACGAGGAAGCGGCCAAGCTCGTCAACGAGGACGAGATCCGCACCCAGGCCATCACCAACGCCGAGCAAAACGGCATCGTCTTCATCGACGAGATCGACAAGGTCGCCACGCGCAGCGAGGCCCAGGGCTCCGACGTGTCGCGGCAGGGCGTGCAGCGCGACCTGCTGCCGCTGGTCGAGGGCACGGCCGTGAGCACCAAGTACGGCGTGGTGCGCACCGACCACATGCTTTTCATCGCGAGCGGCGCCTTCCACCTGAGCAAGCCGAGCGACCTGATTCCCGAGCTGCAGGGGCGCTTTCCGATCCGTGTCGAGCTGCAATCGCTCTCGGTGTCCGATTTCGAGAGCATCCTCACGCAGACCCGCGCCTCGCTCGTGAAGCAGTACCAGGCGCTGCTCGCCACCGAGGGCGTCACGCTCGAATTCACGCCCGACGGCGTGAACCGCCTGGCCACCATCGCGTACGAGGTCAACGAGCGCACCGAGAACATCGGCGCACGCCGTTTGTCGACCGTGATGGAGCGCCTGCTGGATGAGGTAAGCTTCGACGCGACCCGCATCGAGGGGCAGACCATCCGCATCGATGCCGCTTATGTCGACGAGCGCCTTGCGGCACTAAGTCACGACGAAGATCTTTCGCGCTTCATCCTCTGA
- a CDS encoding tyrosine recombinase XerC has protein sequence MATSTETAGTGWVDKYLEHVRVERRLAARTVELYAIHLQALAAHAADAGLSLDRVQTAHIRRWMAQLHGAGREPRGIALVLSCWRSFYRWLGNEGLVGFNPVKDVHAPKAARPLPKALAVDDAVRLAELYDPEADPWTEARDSAIVEVLYGCGLRVSELTGLDARASGTARGWVDLDALEANVLGKGSKRRIVPIGSKAAEALRDWFAVRGECAALSTAALRDPAGAAALFISSKGVRMSSQAVWKLLRERSLKAGLAAPVHPHMLRHSFASHVLQSSSDLRAVQELLGHANIATTQVYTRLDFQHLAKVYDAAHPRAQARPEGPRAQARPEGARAKPKNDDNKPTK, from the coding sequence ATGGCTACCTCCACTGAGACGGCGGGGACCGGCTGGGTCGACAAGTACCTGGAGCATGTGCGCGTCGAGCGCCGGCTGGCGGCGCGCACGGTCGAGCTCTACGCCATCCACCTGCAGGCGCTCGCGGCCCATGCTGCGGACGCCGGGCTCTCGCTCGACCGCGTGCAGACCGCGCACATCCGGCGCTGGATGGCGCAGCTGCACGGTGCCGGGCGCGAGCCGCGCGGCATTGCGCTGGTGCTCTCGTGCTGGCGCAGCTTCTACCGCTGGCTCGGCAACGAGGGGCTGGTGGGTTTCAATCCCGTGAAGGACGTGCATGCGCCCAAGGCCGCGCGGCCGCTGCCCAAGGCGCTGGCGGTCGACGATGCGGTGCGGCTCGCCGAACTCTACGACCCCGAGGCCGACCCCTGGACCGAGGCGCGCGACAGCGCGATCGTCGAGGTGCTCTACGGCTGCGGCCTGCGCGTGAGCGAGCTCACCGGCCTCGATGCGCGCGCCAGCGGCACGGCCCGCGGCTGGGTCGATCTCGACGCGCTGGAAGCCAACGTGCTCGGCAAGGGCAGCAAGCGGCGCATCGTGCCGATCGGCAGCAAGGCGGCCGAGGCGCTGCGCGACTGGTTCGCGGTGCGCGGCGAATGTGCGGCGCTGTCGACGGCCGCGCTGCGCGACCCGGCGGGCGCGGCGGCGCTCTTCATCAGCAGCAAGGGCGTGCGCATGTCCTCGCAGGCGGTGTGGAAGCTGCTGCGCGAGCGCAGCCTCAAGGCCGGCCTTGCGGCGCCCGTGCACCCGCACATGCTGCGGCATTCGTTCGCGAGCCATGTGCTGCAGTCGAGCAGCGACCTGCGCGCGGTGCAGGAACTGCTGGGCCACGCCAACATCGCGACCACGCAGGTCTATACCCGGCTGGACTTCCAGCACCTGGCCAAGGTGTATGACGCGGCACACCCGCGCGCGCAGGCGCGCCCCGAGGGCCCGCGCGCGCAAGCACGCCCCGAAGGTGCGCGGGCCAAGCCAAAGAACGACGACAACAAGCCAACCAAATGA
- a CDS encoding STAS domain-containing protein, whose amino-acid sequence MAKFVRNPLKDWSELNSTADSTLPEQAYSREMLKEMIERRQRNDFVRRREFDMLRKLRQREAAAHAFEGTVTPSSFNLNSTTEKSEGRALTLKKIDEIEEQMSQQWWKGRGPNGEVLSNAPPDAGAETLPPPVDAAELASLLAAPAYGPAPAPAVVPAPAVVAAAAPAAPAAGVPAASGTSLLSARLARDGALEEAVIRFAHGDDAGAEAILLQALASESAAAEGDHATTERDDARWRTLFDLYRATGDAARFAAARMRYAQRMKRMGPDWVSLDELARSVKAVAASELAELAPAGADWASPARLARDGLIQLTRALSQAGSVWTLDWRALVAIEADAAAPLRVLFAHWADSPVQLRFIGAAKLLAVLAEATPNNERGTPDVWWQLHLAALRMMNMPDDFELVALNYCITYEVSPPAWQDPKGACTSVAAPAASRSNSVWSLLSVNGESESFPTTDTGFAALAGDLRGEAHSSLQRLDTDLRNTTAPVISCAALLRMDLAAAGTLLGWVRARDAQGERVQFVDAHRLIAVLFDLVGIADHATVALRKN is encoded by the coding sequence GTGGCAAAGTTCGTCCGCAATCCGCTCAAGGATTGGTCCGAGCTGAATTCGACTGCGGATTCCACGCTGCCCGAGCAGGCTTACAGCCGCGAAATGCTCAAGGAGATGATCGAGCGGCGCCAGCGCAACGATTTCGTTCGCCGGCGCGAGTTCGACATGCTGCGCAAGCTTCGCCAGCGCGAAGCCGCCGCCCACGCCTTCGAAGGAACGGTCACGCCGTCTTCCTTCAACCTGAACAGCACCACGGAAAAATCCGAGGGGCGCGCGCTCACGCTCAAGAAGATCGACGAGATCGAGGAGCAGATGTCGCAGCAGTGGTGGAAGGGCCGCGGCCCCAACGGCGAGGTGCTGTCCAATGCGCCGCCCGATGCCGGCGCCGAAACCCTGCCGCCGCCCGTCGACGCAGCCGAGCTGGCCAGCCTGCTTGCCGCGCCGGCCTACGGCCCCGCGCCGGCGCCTGCCGTCGTGCCGGCACCGGCCGTGGTTGCCGCGGCTGCGCCTGCCGCGCCCGCTGCGGGCGTTCCGGCGGCCAGCGGCACCTCGCTGCTGTCGGCACGGCTCGCGCGCGACGGCGCGCTCGAAGAAGCCGTGATCCGCTTCGCGCACGGCGACGATGCCGGCGCCGAGGCCATTCTTCTTCAGGCCCTGGCCTCCGAAAGCGCAGCGGCCGAGGGCGACCACGCCACCACCGAGCGCGACGACGCGCGTTGGCGCACGTTGTTCGACCTGTATCGCGCCACCGGCGATGCCGCCAGGTTTGCCGCGGCGCGCATGCGCTATGCACAGCGCATGAAGCGCATGGGACCGGACTGGGTCTCGCTCGACGAACTGGCGCGCAGCGTGAAGGCGGTGGCCGCCAGCGAACTCGCAGAACTGGCGCCGGCCGGCGCCGACTGGGCCAGCCCGGCACGCCTGGCGCGCGACGGCTTGATCCAGCTCACGCGGGCGCTGTCGCAGGCCGGCTCGGTCTGGACGCTCGACTGGCGCGCGCTGGTCGCCATCGAGGCCGACGCCGCTGCGCCGCTGCGCGTGCTGTTTGCACACTGGGCCGATTCGCCGGTCCAGCTGCGCTTCATCGGCGCCGCGAAATTGCTGGCCGTGCTGGCCGAGGCCACGCCCAACAACGAGCGCGGCACGCCGGACGTCTGGTGGCAGCTGCATCTGGCTGCACTGCGCATGATGAACATGCCCGACGACTTCGAGCTGGTGGCGCTCAACTACTGCATCACCTACGAGGTGTCGCCGCCGGCCTGGCAAGACCCCAAGGGCGCCTGCACTTCGGTGGCCGCACCGGCGGCAAGCCGTTCGAACTCCGTGTGGTCGCTGCTCTCGGTCAATGGCGAATCGGAGAGCTTTCCCACCACCGACACCGGCTTTGCCGCGCTGGCCGGCGATCTGCGCGGCGAGGCGCATTCGAGCCTGCAGCGTCTCGATACGGACCTGCGCAACACCACGGCGCCCGTCATCTCGTGCGCCGCGCTGCTGCGCATGGACCTGGCTGCCGCCGGCACGCTGCTTGGCTGGGTGCGGGCGCGCGACGCCCAGGGCGAGCGCGTGCAGTTCGTGGATGCCCATCGGCTGATCGCGGTGCTGTTCGACCTGGTCGGCATCGCCGACCATGCGACCGTGGCCCTGCGGAAGAACTAG
- a CDS encoding GTP-binding protein, whose product MALIPATILTGFLGSGKTTLLKRILTEAHGQKIAVIENEFGEENIDSDILVTESKEQIVQMSNGCVCCTIREDLREALQLLAAKKRQGLLDFDRVVIETTGLADPGPVAQTFFMDDEIAESYLLDSILTLVDAKHAPQQLNDRQEARRQVGFADQIFISKSELVSAEETEALIHRLKHMNPRAPQQKAHFGDVPLKDIFDLRGFNLNAKLDIDPDFLKEDEHDHHDHDHAHGEHCDHPSHQHEGHGHHHHTDDDVKSFVYKADRPFDPAKLEDFLGAIVNIYGPRMLRYKGVLNMKGTERKVIFQGVHQLMGSDLGPEWGKDEARQSRMVFIGIELPREILEQGLEQCLV is encoded by the coding sequence ATGGCCCTCATTCCCGCCACCATCCTCACCGGCTTCCTGGGCTCGGGCAAGACCACGCTGCTCAAGCGCATCCTGACCGAGGCCCACGGCCAGAAGATCGCGGTGATCGAGAACGAGTTCGGCGAAGAGAACATCGACAGCGACATCCTCGTGACCGAGTCGAAGGAGCAGATCGTGCAGATGAGCAACGGCTGCGTCTGCTGCACCATCCGCGAGGACCTGCGCGAGGCGCTGCAGCTGCTGGCCGCCAAGAAGCGCCAGGGCCTGCTCGACTTCGACCGCGTGGTGATCGAAACCACCGGCCTCGCAGATCCCGGCCCCGTGGCGCAGACCTTCTTCATGGACGACGAGATCGCCGAGAGCTACCTGCTCGACTCCATCCTGACGCTGGTCGACGCCAAGCATGCGCCGCAGCAGCTCAACGATCGCCAGGAAGCACGCCGCCAGGTGGGCTTTGCCGACCAGATCTTCATCAGCAAGAGCGAGCTGGTGTCGGCCGAGGAGACCGAGGCGCTCATTCATCGCCTCAAGCACATGAACCCGCGCGCGCCGCAGCAGAAGGCGCATTTCGGCGACGTGCCGCTCAAGGACATCTTCGACCTGCGCGGCTTCAACCTCAACGCCAAGCTCGACATCGACCCCGACTTCCTCAAGGAAGACGAGCACGACCACCACGACCATGACCATGCGCATGGCGAGCATTGCGACCACCCCTCGCACCAGCACGAAGGCCACGGCCACCATCACCACACCGACGACGACGTCAAGAGCTTCGTCTACAAGGCCGACCGCCCCTTCGACCCGGCCAAGCTGGAAGACTTCCTGGGCGCCATCGTCAACATCTACGGCCCGCGCATGCTGCGCTACAAGGGCGTGCTGAACATGAAGGGCACCGAGCGCAAGGTGATCTTCCAGGGCGTGCACCAGTTGATGGGCAGCGACCTGGGCCCGGAGTGGGGCAAGGACGAAGCCCGCCAGAGCCGCATGGTGTTCATCGGCATCGAGCTGCCGCGAGAGATCCTGGAGCAAGGCCTGGAGCAGTGCCTGGTCTGA
- the hslV gene encoding ATP-dependent protease subunit HslV translates to MEQFHGTTIVSVRRKTPQGDQVAIGGDGQVTLGNIVIKGTARKVRRLYHGKVLAGFAGATADAFTLFERFEAKLEKHQGHLTRAAVELTKDWRTDRVLRKLEAMLAVADATTSLIITGNGDVLEPEDGVIAIGSGGAYAQSAAKALIDNTELTAEQIVRKSLAIAGEICIYTNMNHTVEAL, encoded by the coding sequence ATGGAACAGTTTCACGGCACCACCATCGTGAGCGTGCGCCGCAAGACCCCCCAGGGCGACCAAGTCGCCATTGGCGGGGACGGGCAGGTCACTCTCGGCAATATCGTCATCAAGGGCACCGCGCGCAAGGTGCGGCGGCTCTATCACGGCAAGGTGCTCGCGGGCTTTGCCGGCGCCACGGCCGACGCCTTCACGCTCTTCGAGCGCTTCGAGGCCAAGCTCGAGAAGCACCAGGGGCACCTCACCCGCGCCGCCGTCGAGCTCACGAAAGACTGGCGCACCGACCGCGTGCTGCGCAAGCTCGAGGCCATGCTGGCCGTGGCCGATGCCACCACCTCGCTCATCATCACCGGCAATGGCGACGTGCTGGAACCCGAAGACGGCGTGATCGCCATCGGCTCCGGCGGCGCCTACGCCCAGTCCGCCGCCAAGGCGCTGATCGACAACACCGAGCTCACGGCCGAGCAGATCGTGCGCAAATCGCTGGCGATAGCCGGTGAAATCTGCATTTACACGAACATGAACCACACGGTGGAAGCGCTCTGA